The genomic DNA TCAGCCAAATGCTGAATCTAGAAAAAGATCAAGACCAGCTCTTTGCAGATCTATAGCCTGCAACTGTAAACATATAATAGATATAAAGATTTACTATTGTATTActagttggtttttttccaagggaaattgATACTTAAAGTTGTCTTCTTCTTGAAGGACTCAATGGAACAAAAGGagaattatttctaaaaataaagcaatgaaaataaagaaaacacacCCTCAAACATGCTGGAGCAAGAGCCCTTAGTGTAGGCATCAGTACCAGCCTTCACTGAAACAGGATCCTCAGTCTCCAGACATATCCTAGTTACTCCAATTAAATCACTGTGGTATTTAATGGTACTAGAAAGAAAGATCTGCTTTTAGCATGTGGATTTAAATACCACAGAGAACTGTCAAATACTTGGTATACAACTGGCATAACTCTGCTGGGGTAAACATTAAGatgagagggagaaaataagGCTGAATTCTATGGAAAAGTCACTGGGATCCATCAGAGGTTTCTGCAGGCTTACAGCAATACACCTGATTGCAGCTGTAAAGGGGAATAGGATAGGGATGAATAAGTGAAAATTTGTTTGCCAtaactgaacttttttttttttttcctgttagagGAATACAACTGCCTCAAATGATGCAATGGGTCAACCTGAAATCAGGCACATTTGAAAACTACTGGAAATCCTGAAGTCAGAGCTCGTGAATGTGTTTGGTTTGTGTGCTGCCTCGGAGAGGAGAGAAGttaatacttttaaaagctCGGTATTTACACTTCTGAAAAGTTCCTGCAGTTCTTCCAGATTTGATAGGGCAGGATTTAAGTGCCCCAGAATGTTCCTGACTGGGCacttctgctgctttggcacacacacacacggtaTTCCAGTACCAAGGAGACACAGCATCGAATGCAGCTTTACACTGGCAGCACTCCTGAGGAGGTTGAAATGTTTATCAACTCAGTAGGTCAAAAGTCTGCAGACACTGGGTGGAGCAGCAGTATGCCACAAAACTAACAGTTGTCCtcctagaagaaaaaaaaggaggggggggggaaCAGTTGTCAGTAAAGATTAAAGTTCCTGGCTCCATTCCACACAGACAATGTGCTGGTTTGTAAAATACGGGATTAGCCCATCTCCACAGCCCAGAAAAAGCACAGGTTCTTTTGCTGTCTCTGAGTGCCTGTCAACAAGGCAGGGGCTCTCAAAACCTTCCTGGTTTCTTATGCACTGGGTTTAGAGCAGCAGCGTGTGGTTTTTCTCTCTGAGCAGGGTGTGGCTGagtgtcacagccagcaggtTTAGCAGCTGACAGGAAAATAGCTGGGCAGCCTCGGCCGTGCTGGTGTGTTTCTTAAATTACTACTTGTAGGCATGAAATGACTGAGGGCCAGTGTCCTCCCTGGTTAGCAGAGTGAACAAGCAGATCTTCAGAAGGGATGAGTGACAGGCAGTGCTGTCCCACCATGCCACACAGtgagcagggatggcactgtGCAAGTGTGATCCCAGCCTCGGtgaccctgctcctgccccagcctggcagggactGAGATATCTGCCTTAAAAACGCTCAGATCTGGTTTTCACTAACAGAACACACAGAACTCACACTTTACCCAGTGCTCATGGCATCTGTGCTTTTTCAGATACAGAAATCCAGTCCAACTTTTAACTCTCCTTCCCTCTAAGAGGATACAGAATGTGATACAGAAATCCAGGCAGGAGTTACTGGCATGGATGTGGCATGTGCTAATCAGTGCTGTTCAAACACCCAGGATCCCTACCCTGTGTGTTTTCATGGTCACTTTAAGCTCTTTAGAACAGAAACCTTGTCCTTCACATCTTTCTAAACCAGCTATCACACCTCCACAATTCCACATAATCTTACCACGTCAAGTGCACAAGCTACAGAGATAAGGATGACAGGCTGCCCTGtttagatttcattttctgtggaTTTGCATCAGCTACTTAAGACTGGATTCATTAAAGGCATTTTGCAGAACACAGTACATTCTTGTCTAAGGGAAGGAATGATAACTATTTTTGAAACAAGTGAAAACCATGCAGAAATAcgtatttttaattattgtattttaGAATGCTAGTATAGTGTTCTTCCAAAAGAGCTCTAAACTATGTTTTTGTGGAGTCTTAACTTTAAGAATTCCTAAAGGTGTCTACTGATAATGCCTATCATCTTGTAACTGTAACTTCTACAGTGAGCAACGCCTAGCAATTAATTACAAAGTAGTCCAAACTCTCAAACTGTTGAATTATTTAGGGTAATAGATGAATTTAGTGACTAGTCAGTAGTTTTCCAtcattttcttagaaaattatCCAGTTGAATGtttgaaagaaattctttatagCACGATTATAACATCTTATGACTAAGAATATTATGACTGTAATATGGAAGTAAATTATTTCACTCAACATGAAATCCACTGAATTTCGACATATGACTGAAGTGTAACAGAGTGGCAAATTGAACTGTGCAATCTCTGCAATCAGATCTTTCTAAGAAAGATGGCTTTTCCAAAATAGCATTTATGCAGccctctggctgctgcccagaTTTGGCATACCTAAGTTGTTTCATTTCATAAAGCTGAATTGCTTACAAATCAGATGCTTCTCATGTTACAAACTCACAGCAAAACAGGCTGTGATACAGCTGTGTAAAACAGGTACCATCAACCTGAATCACTCATTagtctcttttcttttattaaagatCTTCCTATTGAAAAGCAGTTTCTTGTTTTTATGGAAGAAAACTACCAAATCAGTGGATTTCAGCAGGCCAGGAACTAAGTGGTGCTCCTGCATTATACAGACACCAACAAATAATCTCAAAAACATCCCTTTTTAGAGCACCTTTCTTTTCTGCCCACCACCTTGAGGTATATGCTTTGTAATTAATGGCTTGACTTGAATTCTCTAACAAGAACCTATCACCACCTTTGCTTGTTTAACTCCAAGTGACTTAGCTTTAAACCTTCCTAACTACTTTTCAAACAGTACAAGCTGAAATTTCTCAGATGATGCTTTTCCATTGTAGAAAGTGAATTCATTGATATTATAGCTCATAGAAGGCTGTAGTATCCACTCAGACTAACTGGGATTAGGGGAAGAATCCCTGCAAAGCAATCAGGGCTCACCTTAAAGGTATTTTGTATCTTTACCTACAAAAAGGCAACATTTCCTGAACCACATCCCCATTTTGAGTGCCTTCTATGCTTGTACTGTCCAGTAGGTCAGCAAGTCTGTGTGGGCTTGTGTACTTGACTTGTGGATCCTGCAGACACTTTCCCAACTGCTACAACCATAAAACTGAAGTATTATTAAACACATGTATTGCTACAAAATGTATGTTCCTATGCAGAATGTTTCCACAGCATATCTCAACTTAATTAGCGTGGAAATTAAAACAGGAGTATTTTACTGCAGAACATTTTAATTAGGCTCCAGCTTTAGAGCTTTTTTCCATCTTTGATGCTGCAGCACTTTTCGTTTGGTGGTGGCAATCTGAAGTCAGGGTTGAGACCATCAGGGCAATTACTGGTGTTAGGCTCCACTTTCTTCCCAGGGCACAGAAGTGCCAGGCGTGTGCTTCACTACCACAAACAGCTCAATCCCATCCTCTCCACACCCTGTCTTACACCAGCCTGAGACAAGTGTATCTGAAGACCCTTTTAACAGTCTAACAGCAGTATTTTGGTTGActcatgaataaaatatttgtcaaCTTACACATGCAATCACAGTCCAGGGACTTTGGATCTGAAATAAATgctaagtttaaaaaaaaaaatccttaagaATACGCTTTGTTCCATAAggtgtttttcttcctaaatgAAACCCCAGTGTAATTTCCTGTATAATTACCCTTGATGCAATCCTGCCATTGGAGTTTCCCTCAAGGGAAAGAGCTTTGGGTAGACAATGGTAAACATAGGCTGGCTGCAGCGGTGGCAGTGTCCCAAGGGACAGTGCAGCAATTCCAAGAGGCTTTTGGGTAGGGAGATTGGAGTCAGAAAGTTTAAAtctagagaagaaaagaaacaaaaaaatatttgtaataaaatgATTGCGTTATAAAGTCAAACACAAGCATGATCCATGAACAACTCAGAAAGCAGCTGCCTCACATTCTTAAGGTTTTGTCAAAACAACAATGAGGTAATACAAATTACCACAATTAGAGTGAGGCACATAGTGCTTTCCATGTCTAAATTCAAAAAGCTGAAGTTAAATGTACAAGTTTAGCATCTGTGGGCATAAGTTTAACTGGGCTAAAATACCCAGGTGAAAATATTATAGCTTGGGCAAATATTAGAAAGGATTAAACGATCATGAAGGATTTTTAGACACAGATATCATCTAGACAGATGTTTAGTAACTAATAACAATACAACATTATGAAAAGGACATCAGTAgtattgaattaaaatatttcgGCAACCAATGCAGCAGGATAGATAACCTCACTGCAAAGCCCAAACTCCACCATCAGCAAAGAGGGATTTGCAGTATTTGGAATTACTTGAAATTCAATCCATCCCATCATATTTCTCACAGGTCCAACCAAAGAGACCACTCTAAAAAGATCGATACATTCCTCATCTGTTAAGTGTTCCTCCACAGCCTACATGGTGCCATAATTTTCACCAAAAGGGACTCCAGGGTCATTTCCTGGGAAAGAGCCATCACTTTCCCAGGCCTGGCCCAAGTCAGGGTGTTTTATAAATTAAACCCCACATGCTAATCTCTATCTAGAAACTGAGAGACAGCCAAGACAGGTGAGTGAGTTGAGGTGCTGAGTAATCAAGACAAGATGCAGCCCCTGATAAATCAGTTTTACGGTATCACACTGGTTTCAGCTTTCAAACGCTGCAAGGTTGAAGCCCAGACACAATGTACCACAGCAGCCCCAAGGAGGGGACGAGCAGGACGTTTGCGTCAGAAAGAAAAGGTCACACTCTGCAGCCAAGCAAAGATTGAGGAAAAGTAGTCCAGTCACTTCTGTcacttccccagcagctgccaagtATTTAACAGCACTCTTGAAACTGCAAATTTAGGCAGTGACAGATGAAATCTGCTACTTTAATCATATGTGCCACCtgcttccccagcacagcatcaTCGTACACCTGTCTGACAcaggccctgctcctgctcactgaaactgggctgctgcagtggtAATGGCCAGTCTTTAATAAGGTCACTCAGAACAGGACATATCTATGGCTGTGTGTATATGGACAGAGAAATCCATCTTTTTCAGGTTCTCCATCTTGGCTGAAATAGGTGTAATCCTCACAGCCTTGTGTAAAACTGTTTACAAACCAGTCCTTAAACTGATCTTGCAGTATCATCTTCCTATTCCCAAACCAAACTTCACTGGCATCTTCAGGAGCCACATCCACACACTGGATTTCAGAAATGATAGTGCAAGTCACAAGTGGGTGAGAAAAGACAGATTTCCTTGTACATTTTTCCTGGCAAAGCTGTGAGGATTTACTCCAGTGGCCAAGGTACAAGAGACCCTTTCCATAACCCCTCTACTCCTCCCACTGGAACTCTccacttttctgctttctcctttgaCCTTTAAAGCTGAAAACTCCCAAGATAGCATCAACAGTGGGGAGTCACAGCACATCCAGATCTGAGAAGATCTGCAGGTTATCATCAGATATTGCTAACTCATGTGATTGCATGATGCAGAACCAGATGAGCCAAGGGCCACTTTAGAGCAGAGAGCCTGAATTGGGGCAGAACTAAAGCAGCTCAGCTGTCACGCTGTGCTGAAATGGCCGAGGGCTGCTCGCATTTCTTCTGCCTTATGTATAACAAGTCTGCCAGTTTAGGAGTGTGCTGCCTGGCAAGGAGTTGCATTGTTGGCTGATGCATCTGATCTTGCCTCAGGAACTGTATTTCTCATCTCCTATTTCCATTAAAGAgtttctcctggaaaaaaaaaaaaaaaaaaaaaagcagcgTCCTTCTTCACACAGGCTTCAAGGAAGAAACCATTTATAAGCACCACCTGACCTCAGAAATAGTCTTTGGAACTCTGGTTTTTGATACTGGACATTTTTGTTCTAACGCAGCATTTCAAACATAATTTgattaaataaatcttttaaaatataaatcctTGCCCAAGCCTTTGAAGAACTGTTAGAAATGTTCCTCTCACTGCCAGAAAACActttcactctttctgtaatctgaagaaagcagaaatttcatACCTTTCAAAAATCTGTAGTAGGTGTTATAGAGGGTCCTCATGGCCAGTTCTTGCAAAGGCAGCACGTGATCTGTTTCTGTCCCTATAGATTTCACCTCTGCTGGCAGGAACACAGTTAACTGGCCTGATGAAAAAGAGAGCAGTTTCACCTCTGAAACTTGAATTGGAGAACCACAACTAGAAGGACACAAGACATTTAGAAAgtagttagaaaaaaaataataaaagtaacTTTATGGGGAAACCCAGATGACCAACCCAAAGTAAGCCTGGTACTGTTCTCAGTTCAGCACCCCTCATGGATTCCTTGCAGAGAGCAGTGCATGGTGGGGctgacctttaaaggtcccttcccaaactattctatgTTTCTACAGATTCCCACCTTCTGTGATGTGCTAGACATGGGACATTTGGAGGAATTACTCATCAAATAACATAAAGAAGTGAGAACACAATCCCAAGGGGGTGAACCAAGTATGCTACGTGCCCATTACTTTGCCCACATGACAATCTCTTTCAGCCTCTTGTTACTAAACACTTTACTGAGGGGAGCAGTTTTGTACCCAAGTTTGCTTCCCATGTCTTGGATCAAACACCTGAAAACAAGCATGGATTTCTCAACCATAACATGTGAGGCAAACTCCAGCctaaaaaaaagtactttaagTGCCACTGGGTGATTCTGTACTACACCTTCCCTCATCCACAGAGTTCTCCTGGAGTGCACGGGGTGGGcagatgaaggaaaattaaaaacagcagcCATGCTGTAGTGGGAAGATATCCTAATCAATCTATCAGCCTTGCCCTTCCCAAATCATATATGGAAAGGGAAGGTTGTTTGGACCCAAGGAGAGAAACTTAGCTTGTAGTAAAAATAATAACTCTTTACGTGATCTCTGTTGCAAGTGATCATACCAGAGAGACACGCATAGGAAAATTCTACTAAGAGGTTGGGGAAGTCAACAGGGGAATTGGAATTGTTTATGACAACTGAAATTTGAAGCCAAGAGCAACTTGTTAGGGCCAGTCCTAACAAAtggaacagaaacacaaatttgTCAGCCTTCCCAGATATTAGACCTAAAACGGAGGTAACTACTCTCAACCTTATCAGATGTGAAAGAAATCTCATAGTACTCCTCTGACAACAAAGAATCTCATCTCTTCTGATTAAAGGAGAAACAGCCCGgagaaacaaccaaaaaagaGCAGCATCAAAGAGCAAGCAAGTCAATAAGCCTCTTGCTAAATATTTAATACTTTCCCACAACCCATTAGTGAGGTTAAAATCTAAGTGGGAATTCAGAGATCCAGTATTCCAATGATCCATTCCCAATGAGTCGGTTATCATGATAAATAAATCCATAATGTTGTCTTTTCAAGCTGAATAACCCCTTACCAACCTCACTAAGGAACAAATCCACGAACTCACTACATCCTCTGCAGTTCAGAGCTGGCACATTTGGTCTACTTTATGTAACGGGTGAAGCTATTATTGCCACACAAAAAATCCATGGAGGTTAAAAATTGGAATAGAGGATGGTTTaaacagctggggaaaaatAGGAGCTGCAGAAGAAGCCTGGTGGATAAATaagtgagggggaaaaaaaaggctgagacCACCTATTGGCTGCCTTCAACAAGACTGACAGATCCCTAACTGGGGACTATGAAATCCAATCTGCAAAAAATAAgatcaaaatttattttgagtGCTGAGATCATCACCTCTCATATAAAAGACTTTTTTCAGTCAGTCTGACTGCAGGATGCCCAGACAGAGATTCAATACTTACACAAGGCAATTTATATTCTATTTTCAGAAATCAAGCTTTATGTCAGTAACAGCAGCTTGTCAGATTTTATTCTCCAGTGGAGGGCCAGACAGAGCACTAAAGCCTGGATCTTCAACCCTTGCCTGACCCATGAAAACCTTAGCCTGGTTACTAATGCTTTCTTGGAAAGTACATAGAAATTCTTCACATGACCATTATTACACAATTTTTAAGTCTCTCAGCACATTATCAAATAAAACCTTTGGTTTCTTAACAATATGTATGTGCTCTCCCCATAATGAAATGtgttcttaaaaataatctgtaatGTTTTGAGATAGTTTCACAACAAAGGCAAGATCTGTTTGGTGCACAGATACAAATACTATTTTTCTTActaaaaattctctctttttacAATTGATtattaaggaagaaaatcacttttcatTCCACATAGGCATTACAAGAATCAATTTCATTGCAACACTTGCAACTCCTTTAGTCTCTTCTGTACTAGATTTTTAAGACTaaattctataattct from Sylvia atricapilla isolate bSylAtr1 chromosome 13, bSylAtr1.pri, whole genome shotgun sequence includes the following:
- the LRRC28 gene encoding leucine-rich repeat-containing protein 28 isoform X2, giving the protein MTLPERLHMCLSLQYLTADRNHLWSVPRHLCQLPSLNELSMAGNRLAFLPLDLGRSRELQYVYVDNNIHLKGLPSYLYNKVIGCSGCGSPIQVSEVKLLSFSSGQLTVFLPAEVKSIGTETDHVLPLQELAMRTLYNTYYRFLKDLNFLTPISLPKSLLELLHCPLGHCHRCSQPMFTIVYPKLFPLRETPMAGLHQGRTTVSFVAYCCSTQCLQTFDLLS